From Verrucomicrobiota bacterium:
TGTGGGAACCAAGGCCTGTGAAAGTGTTGAATTCGTCGGTTCCTTGGTCAAGGAGTTTGGAGCGGACCGTGTCGCTGTCGGGATTGATGCGAAGGACGGCAAAGTAGCGGTAAAAGGATGGACAGAGTCAGGTACTTGGGATCCGATCAATCTTGCCCAAGCAGTTTCAACCGCAGGAGTGGAGACCATTATCTATACTGATATTTCGACGGATGGAATGCTCAAGGGGCCAAACCTCCCAGCGATGGAAGAAATGGTCAAGTCTGTCGATGCAAAAGTCATCGCCTCCGGTGGCGTCAGTGTGAAGGAAGACATTACAAATCTGGGGATGATCAAAGGCCTGTATGGCGTGATTGTCGGCAAAGCCCTCTATGATGGCCATGTGCACCTGCCCGAAATCCTTAGCCTCGCCCAAAAAACGTGAGTGAACGCGAATATGAAATCCGCCATGAGCATCGGCCGTTATCGATTGATTACAAGCAGGAGCTTAATGAACAACAATACACGGCTGTAACGGCTCCGCCGGGGCCGATGCTGGTGATTGCGGGGGCGGGCAGTGGGAAGACACGCACACTGACTTACCGGGTCGCCTATCTTATCGATAATGGTGTCGCCCCAGAGAATATCCTCCTTCTCACATTCACAAATAAAGCCGCACGTGAAATGCTGCACCGCGTCGAGCAACTTGTTCCCCAGAATATCTCAAAGCTTTGGGGCGGGACATTCCACCATGTCGGTAACCGGATTCTCCGCCGCCACGCGACTCTGCTTGGTTACCAGAATGACTTTACCATTATCGACCGGGATGACGCAAAAAGCATGCTTAACCTGTGTATTGACGACTTAAAAATCGACAAGAAAGATAAGAAATTCCCAAAAGCCGATGTGATCCTGGAAATATTCAGTTATGCCAATAATACTCAATCGCCCCTGCGTAGCATTATTGACCGGCAATTTGCCTATTTTGAGGATGTAGCCACTACGATAGAAAAGCTTTACCCCGTATATCATGAACGTAAAGTCCGTGCAAATTGCATGGATTATGATGACTTGCTGCTGAATATCATCGGGTTATTCGAGAAAAATCCGGATGTGCTTGATCTCTACCAGAGACAATTCCAATTCCTTCTCGTCGATGAGTATCAGGATACGAATGCTGTCCAATTCCAGATGATCGAGATGTTAGCCAAAGCACACCAGAATATCATGGTTGTCGGGGATGATGCCCAGAGTATTTATTCATGGCGGGGGGCGAATTTTACGAATATCCTGAAGTTTCCGGATCGTTATCAGGGAGCCAGCGTCTACAAAATCGAGATTAACTACCGTAGTACCCCTGAAATCCTCGCATTAGCCAATCAAGTGATTAAAGGAAATACTCAGCAATTTGAAAAGGAACTCCGGCCTGTCCGCAAAACCAGTGTCCGCCCCGTGGTGATCCCGGCAAGTAACTCCTCGGAACAAGCAGCCTTCATCTCCCAACGCCTCATGGAGATCAGGGACGAGGGGATTTCTCTGAATGATTGTGCAGTCCTTTATCGCTCCCATTTCCACGCAATGGAGCTCCAGATGGAACTCACCCGCCGCCAGATCCCCTATTTAATCACCTCCGGGATCCAGTTTTTCGAGCAGGCTCATATCAAGGATGTCGCCGCCTTTCTGAAAGTGGCGGTGAACCCCTCTGACGAGTTATCCTTCCGCCGGATCCTCAAGATGTTACCGGGTATCGGACAGAAAACGGCTGATAAATTATGGACGTTGGCCAGTGCAGGAGTCATTCCTGATCCAAATGATTTATTGGCCACCAAACATTTTTCAGAACAATTCTGGCTCAATATTACAAAAGGGAAAGTGGGCGCGTCTGTCCCGGCAAAAGCTTACCGCGCTTGGTCACAAGTGGTCAAAACCCTTAGAGAACTCAATGATGAAAATATCCGTGGGAAGGTTCCCCAACAAATCAAAATCGTCATCGAAGCCTATTACGATGATTATTTAAAAGCGGAATTTACTAATTACCAATCACGCTTGGAAGATTTGAATCAATTGGCCATTTTTTCCCGGAATTTCGAATCCGCCTCGGATTTCCTGGGCCAACTCTCCCTCATGACCTCTGTCGAGATGGAGTCATCATCGGCAAATCCCCTCCGAAATGATGAGTACGTACGCTTAAGCACGGTTCATCAGGCAAAAGGACTGGAATGGCCGGTCGTTTTTATCATCGGGGCGGCTGACGGGATGTTCCCGAGTGCAAAATCTCTCGACTCGGAAACCAGCGCCGAGGAAGAGGAGCGGCGGCTGTTTTATGTCGCTGTGACGAGGGCCAAAGACGAACTCTACATCTTATACCCGATCATCCGCCAGACAATGAATTATAGCGACATGCTCCAAGGGCCGTCGCGTTTTATTTCGGAGATTCCCAAAGGATTCTTTGATGAGTGGCGGATAAAAAGCGGGTATGTGGGGTTAGGAGGCTAACGGGTATGCCGCGGGCTCCAGTAAAACTCATTCTCGGATTGATTTTTTTTCAGACCGTGGGGGATTTTGAAGCCGTATGGGAAGAGTTTTATAAAAATTGTGATGAGAAAGTCATCGGGATGTTGGAGATTCATCCCGCGATTATGTTTCATCTCCATTTTTCAGGCAATTTGCTCGAATACCTTTTGCACCGGCATCTTGATTATATTATCCGACTAAAAAACTGATCAGGCGCGGATAATCTGAAAATGATCGAAACACTCTTTACCGGAGAGTTAAATTTTGGACTTTTATGGAAAAGCTAATAATGAATTTATTTATATGACGCCAAATAGGTAGACCGGCCCTCGTGTCAAGAATATTAATGTGACCGACACGTTCGGATTTGCAAGTAGTCATCCGGTGCGGCTATGAACCTCATGACAGAAGAACCTGAGCTGGTATGGATATTTCCTATTCAAACATCCTTATTCTGTTGAAAGCGTTTGCCAAGGAGGCAGCTTCACGATAGTGTACAAAATTGTACTCCCTCTCTTATCCCATGTCACAGGTGGGTGGGATTATAATGAGATTTAATCAGGATAGCATATGAAACTTAGAGCTTACTTACAATTGATGATTTTTGGAATGATATTATCCCTTTTTGCCGGTTGTGAAAGTACCTCCGTCAAAGAGCCTAACGCCGCAGTTTCCACAGCAGGTAAAACTAAAACGACGGTGACCACTACGACTAATATTACTCAGACCGTTACAAATTCTGCTCCCCATGAAGTTTATAACGTAGGCCAGACAACTCCTGTGACGTCGGCCAATAAAGCTTATACACCTCCACCGGCAAAATCACGCCCGAAAAAGGCGACGGATCAATCCGGGAGTAAGGCAGTAGGATTAAGAACTGCAAAACCTGGATATGTGATTAGTCCCTATGCTGTGTATGATGAGCCCATAGACGTGAGTGGTTTACCGAGTGGAACAGAGGTTAAATGCCCCTATAGCGGTAAAATATTTATTATCCCTTAACTCCTGAACAAAAAATGTATTCAGTTGATTTAAATTTTGATAATGAGGAAACAGCACGAGTTTTTCGGATTACCGCCGAGTTTGTTGTGGCCTTCCAAAAAATGTCCCAGATCGGATCGGCCGTAAGTTTTTTCGGATCCGCGAGGACAAAACCGACAAATATTTATTATAAACAGGCCGTTGAACTTTCCTACAAATTCGCCTGGAACCATATCGCTGTAGTGACCGGTGGGGGGCCGGGAATCATGGAGGCTGCCAACCGTGGGGCGGCAAATGCCAAAGGTATCTCCGTGGGATTGAATATTGAGTTACCCCATGAGCAATCTTCAAATTCTTATATTAATTTCCCGGTGAATTTCCATTATTTTTTCGTCAGGAAAATCTGTTTTGTGAAATATTCCATGGCTTTTGTGATCTTTCCGGGAGGATTCGGAACCATGGATGAGGCCTTTGAGCTTTTAACTCTTGTCCAAACAAAAAGGGTAGGACGGCGTCCGATTGTTTTATTTGGTACAAAATATTGGGGTGGTTTAGTCAAATGGATCAAAGGCCAGCTTCTTAAGGATAAATATATCACTCCAGGGGACGAGAATTTATTTGTCGTCACCGATTCTGTGGATAAAGCCTTCAAAGCGGTGATGGATTATCACTGTGACCTTAATGGTTGCGCGAAAATTAATGATGATGTTCAAGATATTAAGCTTTAAAGGGGGCGGCACCCTCATTCTCAGGGAAATGCCCCACATGGAAACTGTCTCCATGGGTATATGGGCTGGAGTAGGTTCCCGCCATGAAACAAAAGGACAGGAAGGCATATCCCACTTTCTTGAGCACATGATTTTTAAGGGGACAAAAAAACGTTCATCCCACCAGATTTCCCAAGAAGTGGAAGGAATAGGGGGATACCTGAATGCTTTCACCACCGAAGAAAATACATGTTATTATGCACGCGTCACGGGAGACCACTTTTCCCGTGTGGCAGATGTCCTCACGGATATGTACCAGTCGTCGGTATTTTCCCCTGAAGAGATTAAAAAGGAGAGGGGGGTTATTCTTGAAGAGTTATCCATGATCCAAGATCAACCTTCACAAAAAGTGCAAGAGATCCTCCAAGCCCTCCTCTGGCCTGCACATCCCCTCGGTAGTCCGATTGCGGGCACGGTTAAATCTGTCAAATCACTGAAACGCCGGGATTTAATCGGGTATTTCCATTCACGTTATAACCGCAACAACACGGTCGTCTCCCTTGCCGGAAAATTTAATGTCGATGAGGCTCAAAGCCTTTTTGGTGATTTTTTTAAAAAATTGCCAGCGGGACAAAAAGCCGGTTTTAAAAAATTTCCAAATAAGAATTATCCTCCTGCTTTCCTCTATGAAGAAAAGGAGATTGAACAGGTGAATGCCGTCTTGGGTTTCAGGGGATTGTCCCGCTCTCATCCGATGCGGTATGCCGCAAAGTTATTAAATGTTATCCTTGGGGAAAATATGAGTTCCAGGCTTTTCCAAGTGATCCGGGAGCAACACGGACTGGCTTATTCGATCGGGAGTGGCCAAAGCCTTTTTTCTGATACCGGGGCTCTGACTATTTTTGGTGGTCTTCCCTTTGACAAATATGCGAGGGCTTTAGCTTTGATTGGGCGTGAGCTTCATAGGATTAAGACGAAAAAAGTGATGTTAAAAGAGTTAAACCAAGCCAAGGATTATACCATCGGCATGATGAGCATGGGATTAGAAAGCACCACCGACCAGATGATTTGGGGGGGGGAATCATATTTAGCCTATGGTCGTGTCCAGGAATGTCCGGCAATCAAGAAGAAGCTTGAAGAAGTTTCCATCAGCGACATCCAGGAAGTCGCAAATTTACTTTTCACACCAAAGCAATGTGCTTTAGCTGTTATCGGGCCGAAATCTGCTGATAAACCGACCCTTCACAAGATTATTGATTTGAATTAATATAATAATTCTTTTTGATTGAATCAATCCCCTGACATGAACGTCATAATCCCTATGAAAAAAAACTTTTTTTTATTCACCATTATTCTTTTCTTACTCGCTCCCTATATAAAAGCCGAGGATGCCCCAGTACCACCGCCTGCGAAGATTGTGAAAATAAAATGGTACGGCCAATCCTTTGTCACATTGATTTCATCCGTCGGGATTCGTATTGCGATCGACCCCTTTGACAACAAGACAAACCGTTATCCTTTACCCGTAAATATCCCCATGGACATCGTACTCGTCAGTAATGAGGACGATGATCATAATAATACTGATTTCATCGCCGGAAATCCTATTATTTTCAGAAGCTCCACGGGTGAGGGGACAAACCGTGGTAATGGGATTATTTTTAAAGGTACTCCAGGAATTAAAGACGAGACATCCACTGCCCAAATCGGTAATAAAAGCATGATTTATACATTTTCACTCGACGGGGTGAAGTTCTGCCATCTGGGTAATCTAGGGCAAAAGAGTCTGAAGGAAAAACAGCTTCAACAAATCGGTGCAGTGGATGTATTGATCCTCCCCATCGGGGATTCAGACCGGGAGGAATTATTAGCCCAGATCAAACCGAAAATCGTCATCCCGATTCATTACAAAACCCCCTTAACTGTCGTGCCCTTGTACTCGGTAGAAGATTTTGTCAAAAATAAGCCTGTAAAAAGATTCCCGACAAATGAAATATCCATTTCTAAAAATGATTTCCCCCCCCAGATGGAAGTCTGGTTGTATGCAAATCCCCCTGAGAAAATTCCAGAACTGATTCAACCCTGATTTTTTTTAAGGGCTTCAATTCGCCTTTGTTTGAAGACATCAAGGCGTTCTTGGATCTTTTTTTCAAACCCGAGTCCGCTGGGCTTATAGAAGCTTTTTGATTCACGCATGTAATCTTGTGGAGCATATCCGTCTTGGTAGTCATGGGCGTATTTGTACCCCTTACCGTGTCCGAGTTTTTCAGCACCG
This genomic window contains:
- the hisA gene encoding 1-(5-phosphoribosyl)-5-[(5-phosphoribosylamino)methylideneamino]imidazole-4-carboxamide isomerase; translated protein: MIIFPAIDLKDGKVVRLRQGKAEDVTIYSESPVTQALFWQEQGGEYLHIVDLDGAFTGEGKNLAAVCEITRAIKIPCQMGGGIRDLQRAKKAFDAGVARVIVGTKACESVEFVGSLVKEFGADRVAVGIDAKDGKVAVKGWTESGTWDPINLAQAVSTAGVETIIYTDISTDGMLKGPNLPAMEEMVKSVDAKVIASGGVSVKEDITNLGMIKGLYGVIVGKALYDGHVHLPEILSLAQKT
- a CDS encoding ATP-dependent helicase; translated protein: MSEREYEIRHEHRPLSIDYKQELNEQQYTAVTAPPGPMLVIAGAGSGKTRTLTYRVAYLIDNGVAPENILLLTFTNKAAREMLHRVEQLVPQNISKLWGGTFHHVGNRILRRHATLLGYQNDFTIIDRDDAKSMLNLCIDDLKIDKKDKKFPKADVILEIFSYANNTQSPLRSIIDRQFAYFEDVATTIEKLYPVYHERKVRANCMDYDDLLLNIIGLFEKNPDVLDLYQRQFQFLLVDEYQDTNAVQFQMIEMLAKAHQNIMVVGDDAQSIYSWRGANFTNILKFPDRYQGASVYKIEINYRSTPEILALANQVIKGNTQQFEKELRPVRKTSVRPVVIPASNSSEQAAFISQRLMEIRDEGISLNDCAVLYRSHFHAMELQMELTRRQIPYLITSGIQFFEQAHIKDVAAFLKVAVNPSDELSFRRILKMLPGIGQKTADKLWTLASAGVIPDPNDLLATKHFSEQFWLNITKGKVGASVPAKAYRAWSQVVKTLRELNDENIRGKVPQQIKIVIEAYYDDYLKAEFTNYQSRLEDLNQLAIFSRNFESASDFLGQLSLMTSVEMESSSANPLRNDEYVRLSTVHQAKGLEWPVVFIIGAADGMFPSAKSLDSETSAEEEERRLFYVAVTRAKDELYILYPIIRQTMNYSDMLQGPSRFISEIPKGFFDEWRIKSGYVGLGG
- a CDS encoding TIGR00730 family Rossman fold protein, translated to MYSVDLNFDNEETARVFRITAEFVVAFQKMSQIGSAVSFFGSARTKPTNIYYKQAVELSYKFAWNHIAVVTGGGPGIMEAANRGAANAKGISVGLNIELPHEQSSNSYINFPVNFHYFFVRKICFVKYSMAFVIFPGGFGTMDEAFELLTLVQTKRVGRRPIVLFGTKYWGGLVKWIKGQLLKDKYITPGDENLFVVTDSVDKAFKAVMDYHCDLNGCAKINDDVQDIKL
- a CDS encoding pitrilysin family protein, which codes for MVARKLMMMFKILSFKGGGTLILREMPHMETVSMGIWAGVGSRHETKGQEGISHFLEHMIFKGTKKRSSHQISQEVEGIGGYLNAFTTEENTCYYARVTGDHFSRVADVLTDMYQSSVFSPEEIKKERGVILEELSMIQDQPSQKVQEILQALLWPAHPLGSPIAGTVKSVKSLKRRDLIGYFHSRYNRNNTVVSLAGKFNVDEAQSLFGDFFKKLPAGQKAGFKKFPNKNYPPAFLYEEKEIEQVNAVLGFRGLSRSHPMRYAAKLLNVILGENMSSRLFQVIREQHGLAYSIGSGQSLFSDTGALTIFGGLPFDKYARALALIGRELHRIKTKKVMLKELNQAKDYTIGMMSMGLESTTDQMIWGGESYLAYGRVQECPAIKKKLEEVSISDIQEVANLLFTPKQCALAVIGPKSADKPTLHKIIDLN
- a CDS encoding MBL fold metallo-hydrolase, whose protein sequence is MKKNFFLFTIILFLLAPYIKAEDAPVPPPAKIVKIKWYGQSFVTLISSVGIRIAIDPFDNKTNRYPLPVNIPMDIVLVSNEDDDHNNTDFIAGNPIIFRSSTGEGTNRGNGIIFKGTPGIKDETSTAQIGNKSMIYTFSLDGVKFCHLGNLGQKSLKEKQLQQIGAVDVLILPIGDSDREELLAQIKPKIVIPIHYKTPLTVVPLYSVEDFVKNKPVKRFPTNEISISKNDFPPQMEVWLYANPPEKIPELIQP